The nucleotide window tgatgtggatttctaaatgtctgcatgcaagaaaatcggttttatacctaaatgtaaaattgtgtaatttttccaaatgcactgtggttttggctttatgccaacttgagtaagatgaattaactttaattaactttaatatgtgaagctaatgatttgaagcaacttgatatggatttctaaatgtctgcatgcaagaaaatctgttttatacaattgtaaagtaatggaattttccaaatgcactgtcgttttggatttatgccaacttcagtaagatgaagaagattaatcaactttaatacgtgaagcttATGTtttgcagcaacttgatatggatttctaaatgtctgcatgcaagaaaatcggttttatacctaaatgtaaaattgtgtaatttttccaaatgcactgtggttttggctttatgccaacttgagtaagatgaattaactttaattaactttaatatgtgaagctaatgattgaagcaacttgatatggatttctaaatgtctacatgcaagaaaatcggttttatacctaaatgtaaaactgtggaatttttccaaatgcaccgccgttttggttttatgccaacttgggtaagatgaagaaggctaattaactttaatatgtgaagctaataatttgaagcaacttgatatggatttctaatggaattttccaaatgcactgtcgttttggctttatgccaacttgagtaagatgaagaaggttaattaactttaatatgtaaagctaatgatttgaagcaacttgatatggatttctaaatgtctacatgcaagaaagtcggatttatacctaaattttaaactgtggaatttttccaaatgcactgccgttttggctttatgccaacttgagtaagatgaagaaggttaagtgactttaatatgtgaagcttatagACTTGAatcaccttgatatggatttctaattgtctgcatgcaagaaaatcggttttatacctaaatgtgaaattgcggaatttttctaaatgcactgccattttggctttatgccaacttctgtaagatgaagaaggttaattaactttaatatgtgatgatttgaagcagcctgatatggatatctaaatgtctaaatgaaagaaaatcagttttatacaaatgtaaaggaTTGGAATTCTCCAAATGCTCTgtctttttggctttatgccaacttcagtaagatgaagaatactaatgaactttaatatgtgaagctaatgatttgaaacaacttgatatggatttctaaatgtgttcatgcaaaaaattcggtttcatacctaaatgtaaggttctggaattttccaaatgcactgccggtttggcttcatgccaacttcagtaagatgaagaatactaaagaactttaatttgtgatgctagtgatttgagttaacttgatatggatttctaaatgttgcatatacacatcggttttttaaataaatgtaaaagtgtggaattttactaaatgtactgtcgttttggccttatgccaacttcagtaaggtgaataagattaattaattttaatgtgtgaatttaataatttgaagcaacttgatatggatttgtaaatgtgtacatgccagaaaatcggttttttacctaaatgtgaaattgtgtaatttttccaaatgcactgtcgttttggctttatgccaacttgagtaagatgaagaaggttaattaactttaatatgtgaagctaatgatttgaagcaacttgatagggGAATGTTGGGCTACGTTTTGATTTCAGttaaaaagtcacataaaagttattgtttgtgaaaattccaaagcatggatttgtagtgcgagtcgtaaccttccttttgataacattggtttgataaaattctacaaaaattttaaagttatagccattggcggaaaaaacctgattttgcgattaaaacatgattgttaccgatgaaaaacgtttatttatcaatggaaatgaaagagagattcagaaataataagaaaaataggaattggcgaaaaaaattattccgactTGCAGTAAATGCAGGTGTAAGTGTTCGGGTTCGGTCCGGCACATTTCAAGTGAACCCCTCGATCACAAACAATGCAATGGGCCGTGTTTTGACGATTCTCGTGCTTCGGCATCCTTTtcttgcaaatcgtgcaaaaatcGAAGTCCTCTTCGATGTCGGTTTCGGTCGGAGACGGGCTTCTCTTCCGTGGCGTCTTCGATTTGCCACGGCTTTTATGCTTCTTGGCTGCTGGTTCATCGGCTGCCTTCGTCAATTTTTGGCGCTTTTTTTCGGCCTTGTCACGCAGATCTGCGACAACCTCaggcgatgtcaaaatcgttcaCTCCATTGTCTTGCggccacgttttgatttcggcgcaggtgtgcccaatttcaacgggccaaccgatttcaatgcatcACGGAGCTGTGGAGCCGAAACAAGAGACAACGACGATGATGCAGCACCACTTGTTGAAGCTGGGGCACTTGTCGAACGCACCTCCTCATTCGACAGTCACAATGGCATCACCAGAGGCAAGAACTCGACGTcggcgtctttctcttcctcacCAAACAAATTTTCGTCAGAAGCGAAAAGTTTCAGCGGGTTGAACGGGTAGATGCCAGTTGTTCGGAAGCCGGATTTGATGGTTTTCGGCGTTAACATAACATCGAGGCACTGATCGACAAGGAGCGGCACATGATGCAGATCGAAAGTGACACCAATGTTGGACTTTTTCCATGCATCATGCTTCACGGTCATCAtgcctttaaatggtgcaaatacCGCAACATCTAGCGGCTGCATTTTGTGCGTGCATTTCGGCGGAAAAGACAGCAACGTGATGCCATGATCCAACGCCAAATCTATCGCCTCGATCGATAAATGCGAACCGTGGTTGTCCAGCAGCAACATGGTTGGCGAATCGGCATTTGCACCGGTGTGCTTGATGAAATGACGCATGAATTGAGGGAATACGTCAGAGTTCATGTAACCAGAACCGTTCGCAACACCAACAGCGCCATGACTCGCATGAGTCATAAAAATCTATTTCATGTTGACTCGGGGAAAGAGGAAGAATGGCGGTATAGACTGGCCACTAGCGCTGACGGCCAAAGCCAAAGACACATTGGTGCTTTTTCGGCAGATGTTGATGAGCCGACCTGCTTTTGTCCTTTGCGCGCGATGGTTTTGACAGGTCTGGTTGGCACGGTCGGGCACCCGGTTTCATCCATGTTCCATATTCGGTGAGGTTTAAACGGCGTCTTACCGAGAACGGATGAAAGGTTGGCAAAGAATGCATCGACATTCTCTTTGTTGAATCGCTTCGTACGGCTCTGGCTTACTTGCTCTGGTGTTCGCAGTGACAAATTTTTGTGGCGTTTCATGAACGCCAACTGCCAATCCTTACTCGCCTGTTGATTGTCGTTCCATGGATCCGGATACGACGCGCCAACTTTCCGAGCAAATTCATACGCGAGCTTACGAAGCTCCATCAAACTAATTCCATAGTTGATGTCGCTGGCCTGGAGAATGTAGCTTATCAGCGCCTTCTCTCGTTCGATGTTGaagatctgaaataaaaaaaaaattatttattattcgatgaaagaaaaagaaagaaaccagaagaactcactgtttttgtgcccatcatcgtgctttcagccagcaaattcttcattacatcgGCATTGGCTGTAGTAACGTCGATGCTCGcaccatcaaatgctgcaatataacgcatcaggttggtcctcggaattttgtgtgccgtcgcagattgtcgaacgctgttgtgatgtattttcaccgacttgatcgaaaatgttgtcgaaatcaacaattttgtttgggatagtaccgcggcataatgactaaaaagaatttttcggaGCACTAAACTAtcaggaaatgttgaaaaactattgtgttGTAAAAATTCTGCACGAAAAATTACTTATACACGTCAAATATATGAAGATAGCATTCCAAATGAAAAAAACTATGTGGCCCGATTCTCCAAAcgctcatatttgcaaaatggcggtggataatgaacacaatgtaaattcgtgcaaaatttcttttgtgtgtcgaaggctaaaggctcaactaatattataaacatatttacctggatgaatttattggaaaatgtgaaaaaaatcaacgatacacagagttgaaaaaaaactttcggagtgtcgaatttctttttgttgtcgcagagaggttataacacgtgttcacagctcgagtgctatatagaaactgagcttagtatgagacgagccgatgacagttggttgcagctgtcaacCTATACTAGGTAAAAAAATATCGCGCTGGCCCGGGATTCCGTGCCCAACATTCCCCACCTTCcctatgcatttctaaatgtctacatgcaagaaagtcgtttttatacctaaatgtaaaattatggaattttttccaaatgaactcccgttatggtcttatgtcaacttgagtaaaatggtgagggtttattaactctaatatgtgaatttaataatttgaagcaacttgatctggatttctaaatgtgtaggtgcaagaaagtcggtttcttaactaaattttaaattatggaattttttccaaatgcactcccgttatgctcttatgtcaacttgagtaagatggtgagggttaattaactttaatatgttaagctaatgatttaagttaacgtgatatggacttctaaatgtgtacatgcaagaaaatcggttttatacctaaatgtaaaactatggaatttattccaaatgcactgcgtttggcttatgtcaacttgagtaagatgaagaaggttaattaactttaatatgttaagctaatgatttgagttaacttgatatggatttccaaatgtctacatgcaagaaaatcggttttatacctaaatgtaaaattgtgtaatttttccaaatgcactgtcgtttttgctttatgccaacttgagtaagatgaaggaggttaataatttttaatatgttaagctaatgatttgaagcaacttgatatggctttctaaatgtctacatgcaagaaagtcggctttatacctaaatgtaaaactgtggaatttttcgaaatgcactgccgttttggctttatgccaacttgagtaagatgaagaaggttaattgactttaatatgtgaatcttatgatttgaggtaacttgatatggatttctaattggctacatgcaagaaaatcggttttatacctaaatgtaaaactgtggattttttccaaatgcaatgccattatagctttatggcaacttgggtaagatggtaagggtcaattaactttattatgtgaagctaatgatttgaggtaacttgatatgtatttctaaatgtctacatgcaagaaaatcggttttatacctaaatgtaaaattgtgtaatttttccaaatgcactgtcgttttggctttatgccaacttgagtaagatgaagaaggttaattaactttaatatgttaagctaatgatttgagttaacttgatatggattttcaaatgtctacatgcaagaaaatcggttttatacctaaatgtaaaattgtgtaatttttccaaatgcactgccattttgactttatgccattttctataaaatgaagtaggttaactaactttaatatgtgatgatttgaagcagcttgatatggatttctaaatgtgtacatgcaagaaaatcggtttcatacctaaatgtaaagttctgaaattttccaaattcactgccggtttggctttatgccaacttcagtaagataaagaataataatgagctttaatatgtgaaactaatgatttgagttaacttgatatggatttttaaatgttgcatatacacatcggttttatacctaaatgcaaaagtgtggaattttaccaaatgcactgtcgttttggccttatgccaacttaagtaaggtGAATAagagtaattaattttaatatgtgaatttaataatttggagcaaattaatatggaattctaaatgtgtacatgcaagaaagtcgatttaatacctaaatgtaaaactgtggaatttttttcaattgcaatgccgttatagctttatggcaacttgggtaagatggtaaaggttaattaactttattatgtgaagcttatgatttgaggtaacttgatatggatttctaaatgtgtacatgcaagaaagtcggttttatacctaaatgcaaaattttggaacttaccaaatgcactgctgttttgtctttattccaacttcagttaaattaagaagattaattaactttaatatgtgatcttaataatttgaagcaacttgatatggatttctaaatgtgtacatgcaagaaagtcggttttatacctaaatgcaaaattttggaatttacaaaatgcactgccgttttgtctttattccaacttcagttAAATGAAGAAgatgaattaactttaatatgtgatcttaataattttaagcaacttgatatagatttctaaatgtgtacatgcaagaaagtcggttttgtacctaaatgcaaaattttggaatttactaaatgcactgccgttttgtctttattccaacttcagttaaatgaagaagattaattaactttaatatgtgatcttaataatttgaagcaacttgatatggatttctaaatgtgtacatgcaagaaagtcggttttgtacctaaatgcaaaattttggaatttactaattgcactgccgttttgtctttattccaacttcagttaaatgaagaagattaattaactttaatatgtgatcttaataatttgaagaaacttgatatggatttctaaatgtgtacatgcaagaaagtcggttttatacctaaatgcaaaaatttggaatttacaaaatgcactgccgttttgtctttattccaacttcagttaaatgaagaagattaattaactttaatatgtgagcttaataatttgaagcaacttgatatgggtttctaaatgtgtatatgcaagaaagtcggttttatacctaaatgtaaatttatggaattttttccaaatgcactcccgatATGGTCTTatctcaacttgagtaagatggtgagggttaattaactttaatatgttaagctaatgatttgaggtaacttgttatggatttcttaatgtgtacatttaagaaaatcggttttataactaaatgtaaaattctggaattttccaaatgcattgtcattttctttatgcaacttccgtaagatgaagaagattaattagcTTCTATATGTGATCTTaacaatttgaagcaacttgatatggatttcaaaatgtgtacatgcaagaaagtctgttttatacctaaatacgaaattctgaaattttccaaatgcactgctgttttgtctttatgccaacttcagaaggttaattaacgttaatatgtgatcttaataatttgcagcaacttgatatggatttctaaatgtgtataggcaagaaagtcggttttatacctaaatgtaaatttatggaattttttccagatgcactgccgttatggtcttatctcaacttgagtaagatggtgagggttaattaactttaatatgttaagctaatgatttgaggtaacttgttatggattcctaaatgtgtacattcaagaaaatcggttttataactaaatgtaaaattctggaattttccaaatgcattgtcattttatttatgcaacttccgtaagatgaagaagattaattaacttttatatgtgatcttaatgatttgaggtaacttgttgtgggttgctaaatgtgtacattcaagaaaatcgaatttatacctaaatgtggaattctggaattttccaaatgcactgtcataTTCTTTATGCAAcatcagtaaaatgaagaatattaattcactttaaaatgtgaagctaatgatttgaagcaacttgatatggatttctaaatgtctacatgcaagaaaatcggttttatacctaaatgtgaaattgtggaatttctccaaatgcactgccgttttggctttatgccaacttctgtaagattacgaaggttaattaactttaatatgttaatttaataatttgtagcaacttgatatggatttctaaatatgtacatgcaagaaagtcggttttttacctaaatgtaaaattaaggaattttttccaaatgcactgccgttatggtcttatgccaacttgtgtaagattacgaaagttaatttactttaatatgtgaatttaataatttaaagcaacttgatatggatttctaaatatgtacacgcaagaaagtcggttttttacctaaatgtaaaattaaggaattttttccaaatgcactgccgttatggccttatgccaacttctgtaagataacgaaggttaattaactttaatatgtgaagctaatgatgtgaagcaacttgatatggatttcttaatgtgtgcatgccagaaaatcggttttatacctaaatgtagaattgtggaatttcctcaaatgcactgccgttttgctttatgcaaacttccgtaagataaagaaagttaattaactttaatatgttaatttaataatttttagcaacttgatatggttttctaaatgtgtacatgcaggaacgtcggttttatagctaaatgtaaaattgtggaatttttccaaatgcactgccgttttgtctttattccaacttcagttaaatgaagaagattaattaactttattatgtgatcttaataatttgaagcaacttgatatggatttctaaatgtgtacatgcaagaaagtcggttttatagctaaatgcaaaattttggaatttactaaatgcactgccgttttgtctttattccaacttcagtttaatgaagaagattaattaactttaatatgtgatcttaataatttgaagctacttgatatagatttctaaatgtgtacatgcaagaaaatcggttttatacccaaataaaaaattgtggaatttttccaaatgcattgtcattttctttatgcaacttccgtaagatgaagaagattaaataactttattatgtgatcttaatagtttgaagcaacttgatatggatttcaaaatgtgtacatgcaagaaagccggttttatacctaaatgcgaaattctggaatttacttaatgcactgccgttttgtcttttcCAACTTCAGtttaatgaagaaaattaattaattttaatatgtgaatttaataatttgaagcaacttaatatggaattctaaatgtgtacatgcaagaaagtcgattttatacctaaatgcaaaatttttgaatttaccaaatgcactgccgttttgtctttattccaacttcagttaaatgaagaagattaattaactttattatgtgatcttaataatttgaagcaacttgatatggatttctaaatgtgtacatgcaaggaagtcggttttgtacctaaatgtaaatttatggaattttttccaaatgcactgccgttatgaacttatctcaacttgagtaagatggtgagatttaattaattttaatatgttaagcttatgatttgagttaacttgttaaggatttcttaatgtgtacattcaagaaaatcggttttaaaactaattgtgaaattgtggaatttttcctctgccgttttggttttatgccaacgtctgtaagatgaagaaagctaattaactttaatatgtgaatttaatagtttaaagcaacttgctatggatttctaaatatatacatgcaagaaagtcggttttttacctaaatgtaaaatcaaggaattttttccaaatgcactgccgttatggtcttatgccgacttctgtaagattacgaaggttaattaactttaatatgtgaagctaatgatgtgaagcatattgatatggttttcttaatgtgtgcatgccagaaaatcggttttatacctaaatgtaaaattctggaattttccaaatgcactgtcataTTCTTTatgcaacttcagtaaaatgaagaatattaattcactttaaaatgtgaagctaatgatttgaagcaacttgatatggatttctaaatgtctgcaagcaagaaaatcggttttatacctaaatgtgaaattgtggaatttctccaaatgctctgccgttttggctttatgccaacttctgcaagattacgaaggttacttaactttaatatgttaatttaataatttgtagcaacttgatatggatttctaaatatgtacatgcaagaaagtcggttttttacctaaatgtaaaattaaggaattttttccaaatgcactgccgttatggtcttatgccaacttgagtaagattacgaaagttaattaactttaatatgtgaatttaataatttgaagcaacttgatatggatttctaaatatgtacatgcaagaaagtcggttttttacctaaatgtaaaattaaggaactttttccaaatgcactgccgttatggtcttatgccaacttctgtaagataacgaaggttaattatctttaatatgtgaagctaatgatgtgaagcaacttgaaatggatttcttaatgtgtgcatgccaggaaatcggttttataccgaaatatataattgtggaatttcctcaaatgcactgccgttttggctttatgccaacttccgtaagatgaagaaagttaattaactttaatatgttaatttaataatttgtagcaacttgatatggttttctaaatgtgtacatgcaggaacgtcggttttatagctaaatgtaaaattgtggaatttttccaaatgcactgccgttttgtctttattccaacttcagttaaatgaagaagattaattaactttaatatttgatcttaataatttgaagcaacttgatatggatttctaaatgtgtacatgcaagaaagtcggttttatacctaaatgtaaaattgtggaatttttccaaaggcattgtcattttctttatgcaacttccgtaagataaagaagattaattaactttaatacgtgatcTTAATAAttggaagcaacttgatatggattttaagatgtgtacatgcaagaaaatcggttttatacctaaatgcgaaattctggaatttactaaatgcactgccgttttgtctttttTCCAACTTCAGTTAAAtggagaagattaattaactttaatatgtaaatttaataatttgaagcaacataATATGGaattctaattgtgtacatgcaagaaagtcgattttatacctaaatgctaaattttggaatttaccaaatgcactgccgttttgtctttattccaacttcagttaaatgaagaagattaattaactttaatatgtgatcttaataatattaagcaacttgatatggatttctaattgtgtacatgcaagaaagtcggtttttgcctaaatgcaaaattttggaatttactaaatgcactgctgttttgtctttattccaacttcagttTAATGAAGGagattaataaactttaatatgtgatcttaataatttgaagcaactagatatggatttctaaatgtgtacatgcaagaaagtcggttttatacctaaatgtaaatttatggaattttttccaaatgcactgccgttatgaacttatctcaacttgagtaagatggtgagggttaattaactttaatatgttaagctaatgatttgaggtaacttgttatggatttcttaatgtgtacattcaagaaaatcggttttataactaaatgtgaaattgtggaatttttcctctgccgttttggttttatgccaacgtctgtaagatgaagaaagctaattaactttaatatgtgaatttaaaaatttgaagcaacttgatatggatttctaaataagtacatgccagaaaatcggttttatacctaaatgtaaaattgtggaatttttccaaatgcactgtcgttttgtcttcatgccaacttctgtaagatggagaagattaattagctttaatatgtgaatttaataatttgaagcaacttgatatggatttctaaatatgtacatgtaagaaagttggttttttacctaaatgtaaaatcaaggaattttttcccaaatgcactgccgttatggtctcatgtcaacttgaataagatggtgagggttaaataactttaatatataaagctaatgatttgaagtaacttaatatggatttctaaatgagtacatgcaagaaaatcggttttatacctaaatgtaaaattctggaattttccaaatgcgctgccattttctttatgccaacttcagtaaaatga belongs to Bactrocera tryoni isolate S06 unplaced genomic scaffold, CSIRO_BtryS06_freeze2 ctg7180000199229_QRY, whole genome shotgun sequence and includes:
- the LOC120779348 gene encoding uncharacterized protein LOC120779348, which encodes MRYIAAFDGASIDVTTANADVMKNLLAESTMMGTKTIFNIEREKALISYILQASDINYGISLMELRKLAYEFARKVGASYPDPWNDNQQASKDWQLAFMKRHKNLSLRTPEQVSQSRTKRFNKENVDAFFANLSSVLGKTPFKPHRIWNMDETGCPTVPTRPVKTIARKGQKQVGSSTSAEKAPMCLWLWPSALVASLYRHSSSFPEST